The region TACAATATTTTTCGGTCTACTTGTAGTATACTGGATCACTTTCGTCACCATTTCACTTTATTTTGTCTATCCTCTGTCAATGAGTCAATTCTGACAGCACCGAAAGTTCTATCTGCCTGGATCGTCAGATGTCTGGCTTGTCATCACTGGAACGTGGATCTCTGTAGACCGTCATTTCTAGGTGATGGGTGATGTGATTATTCATACAGTACACCTACGCTCAGTACCCATTCAAAAAGAACGTGGGTAAACTTCATCAGTTTTCCTAAGAAAGAAATATCATTAGATGAAATTCATTTCCTATCTTAACACTGTTCAACATTCGGAATTGGCTATTTGTCCCACAAGCAACTACAGGTcataataaaataaattctCTGGAGATCCCGAGCCCTCACGCAAGATCTGTAGTCGACAAATGTTCAGCTGAACACCATCGCGCCACGACCTCAATTTCGGTCTGCTGAGGACGGACAGTGCCATCCTTCTCGCCTTCTTGCTCGGTGTCGTACTTGGATGAGTCGAATTCATTAGCTCGCGCAATAGCCCTGTTCCTCTTTGTTGATGTCTTCCACGCCTTGCCTCCAGACAGGAAGAAGTCGTTGATTTGCTCGAGGGGGAGCTGCGCTGTTTCGGGTACAAAgaaaatagtaaaaataagtataacTACCGTTATACCGAAATAAAAATAGCCGACGTTGGGACCTATGTGGCCATGTTCAATATTCAACATGTACGGGGTCCAGAATTGCGCAGCGAAGGCGATAGCCCCTTGGTTGCTCTCGCCAATTTCAAGGGAGGAGTGCAGCTACTTAAGATGCCTCGGCCATACATTCCATGAGCAGCAAGCACACTTCCGATTCCGATGCTATTGGATTTGTTTTATTGCTATTGTGCCAGTCTTGTTGTCTATTtactttcttcgccttgttGCAGGTGCCTGTCTCATGGCTGGAGTTTGGTTGTCAGATTGCGGGACCAATAACTAACTTGGTGCATGCGGGACCTGAGGATGCGGGACGGAACGATGCCGAAGGTCTTGACTGGCTATAAGCGAACAGCAAATCAGAGGGTGAAAAGAATGATctgtataaaatatatagagGAGAAATACTCCAACGACCAAATTAATCGTTAATCATGGTATTCCCACGCCCACggaatattattactagtaagACTAGGACAGTCCAGACCGTCTGGATCTACTCTGAATCCACCGATTGCTCCCCACAACACAATTAATTTATCCCAGAGATAACGCCACCACTCACGTCTCCGAAGGAAGATAGACTGAAGTCTGGAGCTGCTTCACAACATCGTTCACGCACGGGGTTGCGATCGCGGTTGGGCTCGCAGTCTTATCTCCCACCATCGCTTCGAAAACTCTGTATATGACACGAGAAACCTGCCTCAAGGCGCGCATGCAGGTGTCGATTTGTTGTTTGTTCCTGCGAGTCTCCTGCGGCGAAGATCGCCGGGTTTGAATAACGTGCATTGAGAGTGCCGAATATATCGAGTAGACACTAGGGAGTCAATCGATGCACCTGAGCAATTGGAATGAATGTACGTACATGAATGCTGGACAATACTGCATCTCCTGCTCAGCTTGGAATCGCTCAAGCAGCTCCGTTATCATCTTGGCTGCGTAAAGAGCGATCTCGTACGATATGTCGATGGTGCCGGATACCTGGTTTGTCGGGAATCCGAACGTTTTGAAACAGTTGAATTGGTGAAGTTGGCAAAGCACCGAGCTAGACAGATGAAAATAACTAGAATAAGCATCCCATTTTCCGTTTGTGAATGTTGGATGAATGTTGGATGCATACATACCAGTATGTGATATTCAAGAGGGCAGACCAAAAGTCATGCGGTGAGGACTCCCATCGCAGCTCTGGCGGGCAGTTGGCCAGCCAATTCGTTAAGGAGAGGTCATAGTAAACAATGCCGCTTATGCTCTTTGTTGAGGATCTCGAGGCCCTGTTGTAGTAAGACACAATGTTCTCCATGGTTTCACACAGGCGGACATATTGGGTGAAAAATTCAATCTGAACTTCGGTAAGGATGAGGCTGCCTCCCTCGACGAAGTCGCTCCGCACAAGAGGATCAAGGTCCGAGTCCTCCAGATGGATGCCTAGTGGTCGGCCGTAAAATATCGCGATGCTTCTATCTCGCGTGAAGAGGGCCCACCATATTCGAGTTCGGAGACGCTTCTCTGACTCCAGGAGCTGCGATTTCGCCACGCTAAAGAGTCAACACCGGGACGATATTGCCAAGTGTACCACAAAAGGACTTACCTTCTATGTAGTCCCGCGGCGTATGCAACAGAAATTGCGTTTCTTGTCCAGTCAAATGGGTCCTTCAGCGGCTCTGCAGCGACATTTAGTTAGATAACCCTTACAGCACGGAGAGAATTGGTACCATTCGGATCATCCCAGTACCAACCGATCAACATCAAAGCCTGCGTAACGATAATACGGTCATCCTCATAATTAAACTCAAACAGTGATGTCGCGCGCTTGTAGAAGATCcgcgcagctgcagccgaaGAACCAGTCTTATCGAGCAGGCGCGGATCCTTACAAGCCCTCGTTCCAGCGAGCAGCACAGCCTGCATGAGAAGTATAGATGGCGGATTCTTCACATCCTCGTACCGTTCCATAAACTCGGCCGTGTCTAAAATCGGCAAGATTGGAAACACCCACTGGAAGAAGGCCTGGACGATAGCATCGCATATCGCGCGTGGCGGAAGCAAAAATGCCCCTAGCTTCTGCAGGATCTTATGTTCATTTGTGGCTTTACTACTACCGCAATTTAATCGGCCGGATAGCGGGTAGTGCACTGTATCGCTGGGCACTCGACTCTCGAGATCGAGCAGGCAGATATTCGACGTTTGGCCGAGGTGAACGACCTGCCCGTTCCGGCCAAGCCCAGGGCGCGAGGAGATGGACATCGGGCGCACAACGGAGCCAGCAAGAGCTggatcctcctcgtccgacCTGTCGAGGAACTCCCCGGCGGAAAATATTGTCTGGGGTGATCCGGGCTCGCCGTCTGGTGGGGTCGCTGTCATGGGGCGCTCAGTCGTGTGTAGGTTTCTTCGCATGCAGGGTTAACTACCTAGCTACCCAACTTTGACTGTTGTATGTTGAGAATAGGATAGGCTTGAAACCGACCTCGAGTCTTTGGAGTTGCCCaacttccttctccagcgTTTGCGCTCGGGAATAATACAGGTTGTGCAGAAGGCCCGGCAGTTTGTACAAGGCAGGCCGCCGATTGCAGCATCACACCGGACCTATGGGTGATAGTTAGTCTACGCACCACAATAAAGCGCTGGAATGGTACACCTTGCGAGTGTGGCAGGCCTGCAAACTGACGGTTAGTGGCATGTATCTCTGGAGAAGAAGTAAAGTAATAGGTCGGGATGTACTTTGCAGGCCCAGGACATTCTTTGTCTGCGGGACCCGAAATGTTAGTAGGGCACCGTCCGGGATGGCCGGAATCAGCAATTCACCTTCGTCTGGTGCGGCCCGATGGCTGCTCTGGGGGTGATGAATCCATCGTGTGTCTTGAATAGTATGTCTTAATTTTTAGGGTATCGTATATGTAGCAAATGCTtgaataagataataaattgTATTGATGCGGGTTCCAGCAGAGTCATGAGGAGAGAAATAGGAAGAGAGGGGCGGAGAAAACCTGCGGGACCGGCGTCCCACTGTACTCTTCCAGATCTAAATTTTATCAAGAATCTATAGGCGATTATAAAAGCAAATATCTATGAGCTTTATCCTGAGCTAGAGAGAGCTTCAGATACTGAGGATACTTTATAGAAGCTTACTCAGGCAGCTATAGAGGACTGGCATGTAAGTTACAAGAGAATCCTACAAAATATATGTCATACTGTTCTAGTATATACAGGCCAGataatttttattctataatatagtttattagGGCTCTAATTTTTACTTCAGTGATATTATATCAGGTAACAGCAGAGCCCTAGCCCTACTGGCCGGCTACCCTGGCTAGAAAATCAAGTATGTATGTCTCCGTTTGTCTATCTTCATTTTCAAAGAACGTCTCAAACCCCGCTTCATAGACCTGAGAAATGATGATTTTGGGTGGTCGCTGAGCTTCAAAGGAGTGGACGTTTTTAAGAAAGGAATTCCACTGTCAATGTGATATTTCTTGTTTATCAATCACCCCCGCCCCCCTGCTGAATGTCATACTCATCAGCAATAAACTCCCCGAAATCCCCAAACCCGCGATACTCTAGGAAACCATCAAACGTGGTATCGAAATGCAAGCAAGCCCTCTCCAGCCCCGCCCAGAAGTCATCACCTTGATCACACCCGTCCCCAAAGTGCACCGGCTCCCGCTCCCCATCTCTATCCTGGCCCGAGTAGCTAAGAACAGGGGTTCGCATTGCCggttctccttctccagaaTCCATAACAATCCCACTATCAATCTGACGGGGGGAATCCGTGCCGATACCAGGCGAGCCCCTCGCCTCAACAGCATCCATAGCCCCCCTTAAACCCAGCGCAAGACTCGCAACGCTCCGCGCACCCGTCCATACCAAGCTCAACGCCTCCAGCGCCTCACAGCACAGGCAGAGACCCGCGTACGTAGAATGCAGATCACGCACTTTATCGCGCCACGCGCGGTACACCACCGTCGTCGCCATGGATACCGCGTACGGCACGAGCGGGAGCGGCGGGAGCCCGAGGCCCTCGTTCCCTGTTTCTGTGATGATATGCACGATTCTGTCTGCGGAGGCGAGGCGGCGGGTGTATTGGGGGCTTCTCGGGCCGCTGTACCGGCAGGAGAGCATGGAGGAGGCGTGGTACCATGTTTCGAGGTATGCTGGATATAGACATATACATACTTTGGTTAGTTTTGTGTTTTGGGGTTCGGTCTTGCTAGTACGAGAAGGGACATACCTTTATGGGATCTGTGGAAGCGGGTAAATGCGGTGCCTGGGACTATGTCGTCTAGAGAAGGGAAGTCTTCGCATCCGTCGGCCGCGTGGGTGTAGCTAGCCTTGTAGGCTTTTGTTGCTGTGGCCATGAGGTCACCGAGTGCTAAGGAGACGCCCATGAGTTGGGATCTGTAGTTATCGATTCCGGGCTGTATGCGAGGGAGTCCAATATCGGTATCGTCAATCATAAACGGCCCAGAGCGCGTAATGGGTTTGTTTAGACGGTCAAAATTGCGCAACGACCACCAAAGGAAATCGCATTGGGCTTGGTCTGGTTTACTGGGTGTGCTTAAATGCAGAGATAGAGACCAGGCTTCGCGGATTGCTTGGGAGAGGTAGGCTGCGGAGCGTTCGATGCCAGAGGGTCCGTCGTTGTAGAGGTGAATTAGGGCTAGGATCTGGATCTTGATGAGGCGGTCGGGCTCGAGGTCTGCTTTGAGAGCTGCATCAAGACCTGGGAGGAGTTTGGATGCGAAGTCCAATGGTTTCAGCACTGGGCCGTTGTCACTTAATCGTAGAAACGGGATGGCTTGCTTGGTCTTGCAAATGACGAGGCATATCGCCCGTACGAGGTAGATGGAGCACCGTCCGTTACTGTGATCTCGCAGGACGGTAGCCCCGTCTACTACTGGGATTATATCATCCAGGACAGCGTTGTATACTGGTAGAAGCGCATCTGTCGTAGACCTAGGAAGCTCAAGAAAGGCCCCTGACTCCTCGAGATATTTCCGGTGTGTGGACGTGATCGACGGCGCAGGTCTGCGTCTATACTTGttaaaccaaaccaaccgaTTCTGCGCGTCTTGATTATCAGGCTCTTGATGCCGGGCCAAGGACCACGAAGACTGTGCTGAAGTATTATATTGAGCCAGTGGACCTCCAGCTACCGCCTTGTGCGTTTTGGACAGGTCTTCCAGCACAAACTCAGGGCTGTAAGCATGCGGGCTCGACTCGTCCGCCTGGACATCTGCTAGCTGTTGAGCggtatctccatcttcagcagccCTACCAGCCCGCTTAACACTCTCGACGCTCCCATGATAGCATCTCTTCTTGCGAGAGCGGCACTCTTGACAAGGTAAAAGCAATCAGCGGACGCATCTAAACGCGAAAAGAGACTTATCTTGGGAGATCCGCTTCCTCGCCGGCTGGGGCGAAGCCGACCACACAATCTCCATATCCCATTAACCAGAATCGCAGTGTGGAGGATGCAGGAGAGAAGCTGGGGAGGGCGGAGACACCCCGAATTGGGGCGGCTCGCTTGGTAGAGACCGTTCCAGATTGGGAAATTGGGGTAGACCCCGCATGCTTAGTCTACTCCAGTCTGACTCGCGTTTATTGTAcattaaataaataatatgaTAGGCAGTCTAGTAGATATACCGGAAATGCGGGTTCTCGCGGTCCGTGATGTCCTCAAACGCGTGGGTGTAGTTGACATCAGGCACAACCTCGCCAGCCCTAATTCTGTTGTCGCGCTTGCGGTTGTGCGCCGCATACCACAGTCTCAGCGCAAGGAGCACAACAACAATGATCCCGAAACAGCCTAGGAGGATGGAAAATGCGAGGTAGTACCGGGGCGCGTCCTTATCACGGAACACCTGCGGGCCGATGGAGTTTCCTGCTGCCCAGCAGACGAAgttggaggcgatgatgatggatttCTTGGTCTGGCCAGCGACGTTGCGGGAGAGCAGAGCGAGGGATAGCGAGGTAAGTGTGAAGAAGGAGTAGAAGGACCAGTATGCAATGAGCAGGCCGACGCGACGGGCTGGGCTGAAGGGGACGCCGATGAGGACTGATGTGCAGATAACCGAGGGGACCAGGGATGCGAGCATGATGTAAATGGTTTGCTGGTACTTGCGGTCCAGGTATGCGGAGATGAGCAGGGCTATGGTGGTTACGGCGCCGTTGACCATGGTGAGCAGCTGGGTCTCTCGCGTGCTGTAGCCGAAGgacttgatgatgatgttggcGTACGCTCCAATTCCACCGGCTGGAATAGTAGTACAGATctggatgatggcgaaggcGTACACTGAACGGTTAACACTGCCTACAGAATATAGAAAACAGACTTACGCTGAGGATCAGTAAACGCGTCACGGACTTGGTCGAGCCGAAAGACTCGATTCTGCAGCCCAGTCTGGTTCTGGCGCACTCGCTCGATCATCAGTCGCTTGTCATCCTCTGTCCAGCACTTCGCCCTCATCGGCGAGTCGGGCATCCACATTCCCACGAACACGCCCCAGATGACAGTCAAAATCCCGTAGGTCATAAACAGGGCCTGCCAGGACTTCAGCGGGGAGTCATCGCGGACGAACGAGAAGCCATATGCTATCAGCCCACCGATGATATTCTGCAGTCCATTCATCATAATCCTATGTCTGTAAGCCACAGAATCTTAAAAGGACTGCTATCTTATTAGATGTTGATAACGCTCGACTGCTCCTCTCGCTTGTACCACGTTGCAGACAGCAACACGAACGTCGGCTGACACACAGCCTCGAACACACCCATGAATGTACGCAGGATGACCAGCCCAGTGAAATTCGGCACTGCTGCAATGAGCGACATACATATTCCCCAGAGGAAGATATTAAGCGACAGCCACTTGGCAATGGGCACGCGCTGCAGAATCCAGTTTTCCTGCAACCGTCAGCACAATAtcactttttctttttgctttaTACGCACCGGAAACTCGACAACCAGCACGGCGAGGTAGACAACTGTCGTCAACCATTGGTACTGTACTAGTTAGCGAAAGTTTATAGCCAAGAAAGTATAACATACCTGGTTACCCTGGAGGTTGGTGTCCTCAATAATACCCATGACAGAGGCAAAAGACAGCGCCCCTTTGTCAATGGTCTGGATCAAATAAGTCACCATCATAACGACAAGAACACGCTTGTCtatcatcctcttcagcctttTGCTCGTcgcctcatcaacctcaatGGCAGTGTCGGTGGCATATTTCGCAACCTCCTTATCCACCAGGTCATGGTTGGTGCGGTTTTTCTGGGTCGTTTCATCGTGGAAAGCCGCAGCTTCTTCAATTGCCTTGTCGGTGGCGGCCATCTTGTAATACGTCTCCAAGCAAGTCGTGTGGAAGTCCTGACAAGAGTAAGAGAGCAAGATAGTGTCCGCTAAGTGATTCACCGGGGCACCCAGTATTTAAACCACATGTGGCATATCCGGCTAGCTCCCCATGGGGTTTCTCCACAGCCCATACCGTCTCATTTTCCGGGTTGACCGCCGAAATCGTTTTCTCGATTGGCTATCAAACGGGGATGATTGACAAGCGTCGGATTGTCCTGAATCAGGGCGGGTGGTGCATTgattgttggaggagatATCCCGACCCTAATTAGGAAACCTGCCGACATGCGCCTCTCTCCCGGTCTGCATCTACCCCACGATGGTTTAAATAATGGGAGACATGTTAAATCGTTAAATGCCTGGCTATTAAAGTTGTATGTTTTTGTACCATTCCTGTAGCATCAAATGTATGCAGCTCAGTTCGCAAGCCATACTCCCTCCACGGGGAGTATTAGCATCCACGGTGCCCCGGTCTACGTCGACGCCGATGACTTCGAAGGAATACACATCGCAGTCCACAGTCTTGCCGAGGATATCGCCCGTGTGACAGGGGTAATACCCAAAGTCCAGGCCATTTCGCGACATACAAAAGAGACTACCACAGAAACCGCCACCGCTGTTATCATCGGGAGTCTGACTCGGTCCGCGGTGGTGCGCACGCTCGTCCAGGAGGGGAAGCTTGATGTTTCTGCTATAG is a window of Aspergillus puulaauensis MK2 DNA, chromosome 4, nearly complete sequence DNA encoding:
- a CDS encoding uncharacterized protein (InterPro:IPR005828;~TransMembrane:1 (o15-32i);~go_component: GO:0016021 - integral component of membrane [Evidence IEA];~go_function: GO:0022857 - transmembrane transporter activity [Evidence IEA];~go_process: GO:0055085 - transmembrane transport [Evidence IEA]) yields the protein MLNIEHGHIGPNVGYFYFGITVVILIFTIFFVPETAQLPLEQINDFFLSGGKAWKTSTKRNRAIARANEFDSSKYDTEQEGEKDGTVRPQQTEIEVVARWCSAEHLSTTDLA
- the CTF1_1 gene encoding fungal specific transcription factor domain-containing protein (COG:K;~EggNog:ENOG410PH0A;~InterPro:IPR007219;~PFAM:PF04082;~go_function: GO:0003677 - DNA binding [Evidence IEA];~go_function: GO:0008270 - zinc ion binding [Evidence IEA];~go_process: GO:0006351 - transcription, DNA-templated [Evidence IEA]) is translated as MTATPPDGEPGSPQTIFSAGEFLDRSDEEDPALAGSVVRPMSISSRPGLGRNGQVVHLGQTSNICLLDLESRVPSDTVHYPLSGRLNCGSSKATNEHKILQKLGAFLLPPRAICDAIVQAFFQWVFPILPILDTAEFMERYEDVKNPPSILLMQAVLLAGTRACKDPRLLDKTGSSAAAARIFYKRATSLFEFNYEDDRIIVTQALMLIGWYWDDPNEPLKDPFDWTRNAISVAYAAGLHRSVAKSQLLESEKRLRTRIWWALFTRDRSIAIFYGRPLGIHLEDSDLDPLVRSDFVEGGSLILTEVQIEFFTQYVRLCETMENIVSYYNRASRSSTKSISGIVYYDLSLTNWLANCPPELRWESSPHDFWSALLNITYCSVLCQLHQFNCFKTFGFPTNQVSGTIDISYEIALYAAKMITELLERFQAEQEMQYCPAFIVYSIYSALSMHVIQTRRSSPQETRRNKQQIDTCMRALRQVSRVIYRVFEAMVGDKTASPTAIATPCVNDVVKQLQTSVYLPSET
- a CDS encoding fungal specific transcription factor domain-containing protein (COG:S;~EggNog:ENOG410PMK5), whose translation is MQCRSRKKRCYHGSVESVKRAGRAAEDGDTAQQLADVQADESSPHAYSPEFVLEDLSKTHKAVAGGPLAQYNTSAQSSWSLARHQEPDNQDAQNRLVWFNKYRRRPAPSITSTHRKYLEESGAFLELPRSTTDALLPVYNAVLDDIIPVVDGATVLRDHSNGRCSIYLVRAICLVICKTKQAIPFLRLSDNGPVLKPLDFASKLLPGLDAALKADLEPDRLIKIQILALIHLYNDGPSGIERSAAYLSQAIREAWSLSLHLSTPSKPDQAQCDFLWWSLRNFDRLNKPITRSGPFMIDDTDIGLPRIQPGIDNYRSQLMGVSLALGDLMATATKAYKASYTHAADGCEDFPSLDDIVPGTAFTRFHRSHKAYLETWYHASSMLSCRYSGPRSPQYTRRLASADRIVHIITETGNEGLGLPPLPLVPYAVSMATTVVYRAWRDKVRDLHSTYAGLCLCCEALEALSLVWTGARSVASLALGLRGAMDAVEARGSPGIGTDSPRQIDSGIVMDSGEGEPAMRTPVLSYSGQDRDGEREPVHFGDGCDQGDDFWAGLERACLHFDTTFDGFLEYRGFGDFGEFIADEYDIQQGGGGD
- a CDS encoding uncharacterized protein (COG:G;~EggNog:ENOG410QDJ9;~InterPro:IPR011701,IPR036259;~PFAM:PF07690;~TransMembrane:7 (o29-51i99-124o136-155i162-183o195-214i226-242o254-279i);~go_function: GO:0022857 - transmembrane transporter activity [Evidence IEA];~go_process: GO:0055085 - transmembrane transport [Evidence IEA]) is translated as MMNGLQNIIGGLIAYGFSFVRDDSPLKSWQALFMTYGILTVIWGVFVGMWMPDSPMRAKCWTEDDKRLMIERVRQNQTGLQNRVFRLDQVRDAFTDPQLYAFAIIQICTTIPAGGIGAYANIIIKSFGYSTRETQLLTMVNGAVTTIALLISAYLDRKYQQTIYIMLASLVPSVICTSVLIGVPFSPARRVGLLIAYWSFYSFFTLTSLSLALLSRNVAGQTKKSIIIASNFVCWAAGNSIGPQVFRDKDAPRYYLAFSILLGCFGIIVVVLLALRLWYAAHNRKRDNRIRAGEVVPDVNYTHAFEDITDRENPHFRYIY
- a CDS encoding uncharacterized protein (COG:G;~EggNog:ENOG410QDJ9;~InterPro:IPR020846,IPR011701,IPR036259;~TransMembrane:4 (i60-87o99-118i130-154o160-177i);~go_function: GO:0022857 - transmembrane transporter activity [Evidence IEA];~go_process: GO:0055085 - transmembrane transport [Evidence IEA]) → MAATDKAIEEAAAFHDETTQKNRTNHDLVDKEVAKYATDTAIEVDEATSKRLKRMIDKRVLVVMMVTYLIQTIDKGALSFASVMGIIEDTNLQGNQYQWLTTVVYLAVLVVEFPENWILQRVPIAKWLSLNIFLWGICMSLIAAVPNFTGLVILRTFMGVFEAVCQPTFVLLSATWYKREEQSSVINI